The following proteins come from a genomic window of Streptomyces sp. NBC_00539:
- a CDS encoding alpha/beta hydrolase, producing MHFTSEQRLDDGVLEREFTLGEIPGILWTPEAASASAPVPLILLGHPPLGLRKMYPRLVARAQDAAADGFAAATIELPGSGDRPAWPALDQARADLRRAMRAGEPVSDGVVDALVLPLVDKAVPEWQDALDAFLSLPEIGGPVGYSGGVISIGIRLAVVEPRIEAAVLFAGSLVPRVMFEEARQVTIPLHVLLQWDDEGNDRQAALDLFDAFGSKEKTLHANMGGHTGVPQFAGDAAARFFTRHLR from the coding sequence ATGCATTTCACTTCCGAGCAACGCCTCGACGACGGCGTCCTCGAACGCGAATTCACCCTCGGTGAGATCCCCGGCATCCTGTGGACGCCCGAAGCCGCATCCGCTTCCGCACCAGTGCCACTGATCCTGCTCGGCCACCCTCCGCTCGGGCTGCGCAAGATGTACCCCCGGCTGGTCGCCCGGGCCCAAGACGCAGCTGCGGATGGCTTCGCGGCGGCCACCATCGAGCTCCCCGGAAGCGGCGACCGGCCCGCTTGGCCCGCCCTCGATCAGGCCCGCGCCGATCTGCGCCGGGCGATGCGGGCCGGCGAGCCGGTCAGCGACGGGGTGGTCGACGCCCTCGTCCTGCCCCTGGTCGACAAGGCGGTCCCGGAGTGGCAGGACGCGCTGGACGCCTTCCTCTCGCTGCCGGAGATCGGCGGTCCGGTCGGGTATTCGGGGGGCGTGATCTCCATCGGCATCCGGCTCGCGGTGGTCGAGCCGCGCATCGAGGCCGCCGTTCTGTTCGCGGGGAGTCTCGTACCGCGCGTCATGTTCGAGGAGGCCCGGCAGGTCACCATTCCGCTGCACGTCCTGCTGCAGTGGGACGACGAAGGGAACGACCGTCAGGCGGCCCTGGACCTGTTCGACGCCTTCGGTTCCAAGGAGAAGACGCTGCACGCCAACATGGGCGGGCACACCGGCGTCCCGCAGTTCGCGGGGGACGCCGCGGCCCGGTTCTTCACCCGGCACCTGAGGTGA
- a CDS encoding ATP nucleotide 3'-pyrophosphokinase, which translates to MTTNKVTAPTLTHALLTAALAAVFTTGVQPAIAAGPGDGGWKGEGGLTLDAADNTKVDAYLDRAREAERTISTDVHTAALATGAELIGFDHRLKSPDSLKRKVATSLKEQPQQDVDDVLARLSDAVRYTLQWPDDTYTQGVTTASTLLSAWGNDSTKWSNTWGRTAGYKGLNTGWRAPGSGQLFEVQFHTPASKHAQEVTHLLYEEQRLPSTSPDRKKELQAQQDAVFAAVPAPSGADRLTAPVSPAAPPPIPAVR; encoded by the coding sequence ATGACGACGAACAAGGTCACCGCACCCACGCTCACCCACGCACTGCTGACGGCAGCGCTGGCTGCGGTGTTCACCACCGGGGTCCAGCCGGCGATCGCGGCCGGGCCCGGTGACGGGGGCTGGAAGGGGGAGGGCGGGCTCACCCTGGACGCGGCCGACAACACCAAGGTCGACGCCTACCTCGACCGGGCGCGGGAAGCCGAGCGGACGATCAGTACGGATGTGCACACCGCCGCCCTGGCCACGGGAGCGGAACTCATCGGGTTCGACCACCGCCTGAAATCCCCCGACTCCCTCAAGCGCAAGGTCGCCACCTCCCTCAAGGAACAGCCCCAGCAAGACGTCGACGACGTCCTCGCCCGCTTGAGCGACGCCGTCCGCTACACCCTGCAATGGCCCGACGACACCTACACCCAAGGGGTCACCACGGCCTCGACCCTCCTGTCCGCCTGGGGCAACGACTCCACCAAGTGGTCCAACACCTGGGGCCGCACCGCCGGCTACAAGGGCCTCAACACAGGTTGGCGCGCACCCGGCTCCGGCCAGCTCTTCGAGGTCCAGTTCCACACCCCCGCGAGCAAGCACGCCCAGGAAGTGACCCACCTGCTGTACGAGGAACAGCGCCTTCCCTCGACGAGCCCTGACCGCAAGAAGGAGCTCCAAGCGCAGCAGGACGCCGTCTTCGCCGCCGTCCCGGCCCCTTCCGGCGCGGACCGCCTGACCGCGCCCGTCAGCCCCGCCGCCCCGCCGCCCATCCCGGCAGTCCGCTGA
- a CDS encoding DUF1326 domain-containing protein produces MSETTATVPKWHAAGDWFDTCKCNVPCPCSFAQLPTDGDCEGILAWHIREGQYGDTRLDGLNVLMLGSFVGNLWAEHSDAFAAVFVDERADDAQREALQMIFGGQAGSWPAEMMNMMGAEVRGMEFAPIEFEVADDLGSWRAVVPGRVEASAAALTGPNTPEGARVQSTNLPGAETGPGQVATWGRSTADRADAYGFQWSREGQSSKHITFDWSGPDR; encoded by the coding sequence ATGTCCGAGACCACGGCGACCGTTCCGAAGTGGCACGCGGCAGGCGACTGGTTCGACACCTGCAAGTGCAACGTGCCCTGCCCCTGCTCCTTCGCGCAGCTGCCCACCGACGGCGATTGCGAAGGCATCCTGGCGTGGCACATCCGCGAGGGTCAATACGGGGACACACGGCTGGACGGCCTCAATGTGCTGATGCTGGGCTCGTTCGTCGGCAACCTCTGGGCCGAGCACTCCGACGCCTTCGCGGCGGTCTTCGTGGACGAGCGCGCCGACGACGCGCAGCGCGAAGCACTCCAGATGATTTTCGGTGGCCAGGCGGGCAGTTGGCCCGCCGAGATGATGAACATGATGGGCGCAGAAGTGCGCGGCATGGAATTCGCCCCCATCGAGTTCGAGGTCGCCGACGACCTCGGGAGCTGGCGGGCCGTCGTCCCCGGCCGGGTCGAGGCAAGCGCGGCAGCACTCACCGGACCGAACACGCCGGAGGGCGCCCGCGTCCAGTCCACCAACCTGCCCGGCGCGGAGACCGGACCGGGCCAGGTCGCGACCTGGGGCCGTTCGACAGCGGACCGCGCGGACGCCTACGGATTCCAGTGGAGCAGGGAAGGCCAGTCCAGCAAGCACATCACCTTCGACTGGAGCGGGCCCGACAGGTGA
- a CDS encoding DUF2182 domain-containing protein: MAPPLRPANLLSARQLALAWSLMTLIALLAWVLVVSQARDTGVEPGTMGMGIPLFLLFWLTMMIAMMFPSVAPVAITWTRAISRQSAGAVRVARTTQFVGGYLLAWTVFGLIAYGLLAATGALVDEHPAVGRWIGAGAFLLAGLYQFTPLKSLCLRHCRSPMGQLVRYAGFRPGARDLRVGAHHGAYCVGCCWGLMIVLVPLGVMNVLGMAAVAVVIFIEKLWRLGPAFSAAVGLAFVVLAVVAPFQPWLLPGLTPPQSPMTTMLPS, encoded by the coding sequence ATGGCACCACCCCTGCGTCCGGCAAACCTGCTGTCTGCCCGGCAGCTGGCACTCGCCTGGTCCCTGATGACCCTGATCGCCCTGCTCGCCTGGGTGCTGGTCGTCAGCCAGGCCCGTGACACGGGGGTCGAACCGGGGACCATGGGCATGGGCATCCCGCTGTTCCTGCTGTTCTGGCTGACGATGATGATCGCCATGATGTTCCCGTCCGTGGCCCCCGTCGCCATCACCTGGACCAGGGCCATCAGCCGGCAGTCCGCCGGAGCCGTCCGGGTGGCCCGTACCACCCAGTTCGTGGGCGGCTACCTCCTGGCCTGGACGGTCTTCGGCCTGATCGCATACGGGCTCCTCGCGGCGACCGGGGCCTTGGTGGACGAGCACCCCGCCGTGGGGCGCTGGATCGGTGCGGGCGCCTTCCTACTCGCCGGGCTGTACCAGTTCACCCCGCTCAAGAGCCTTTGCCTGCGCCACTGCCGCAGTCCCATGGGACAGCTCGTGCGCTACGCCGGCTTCCGGCCCGGGGCCCGCGACCTGCGGGTCGGGGCCCACCACGGGGCGTACTGCGTCGGCTGCTGCTGGGGACTGATGATCGTTCTCGTCCCGCTGGGCGTGATGAACGTCCTGGGGATGGCGGCGGTGGCCGTGGTGATCTTCATCGAGAAGCTGTGGCGCCTGGGCCCGGCCTTCTCCGCCGCTGTCGGGTTGGCGTTCGTCGTCCTTGCCGTCGTGGCCCCCTTCCAGCCCTGGCTACTGCCGGGTCTGACGCCGCCGCAGTCACCGATGACGACGATGCTCCCGTCCTGA
- a CDS encoding tetratricopeptide repeat protein, with the protein MSYQQDLIICRELGERHGESRALNSLGVALQQVQRFDEAIEAHQQDLVTCRELGERHAEGQALNNLGTALQQVQRFDEAIDAHQQAAARFTELGDHHREGQALNNLGTASQQVRRFEEAIDAHQQAAARFTALGDHHREGQALNNLGTASQQVRRFDEAIDAHQQAAARFAELGDHDGEGRALNNLGTALQQVRRFEEAIDAHQQAAARFAELGDHDGEGRALNNLGTALQQVRRFEEAIDAHQQAAARFMELGDHEGEGRALNNLGMALQQVRRFDEAIDAHQQAAARFAEMSDDEGRVLNNLGTALQSRGLWRVRKGKSQSEAKGQSDGKGQSDGKGDASSDVKIRGERLVPLIVDIPSGSSAVSASTTTAASSSPEPAAKMEVIPLTPLDESSSAQADLQMGNKRWGRRRKAQDPVLSDDR; encoded by the coding sequence ATGAGCTACCAGCAGGATCTGATAATTTGCCGCGAATTGGGCGAACGCCATGGCGAGAGCCGGGCGCTGAACAGCCTCGGCGTCGCCCTGCAGCAGGTGCAGCGGTTCGACGAGGCCATCGAGGCCCATCAGCAGGACCTCGTCACATGCCGCGAGCTGGGCGAGCGCCATGCCGAAGGGCAGGCCCTGAACAATCTCGGCACGGCTCTGCAGCAGGTGCAGCGGTTCGACGAGGCCATCGACGCACACCAGCAGGCCGCCGCCCGGTTCACCGAGCTGGGCGACCACCACCGTGAGGGACAGGCCCTGAACAACCTGGGTACGGCTTCGCAGCAGGTACGGCGGTTCGAGGAAGCCATCGACGCACACCAGCAGGCCGCCGCCCGGTTCACCGCACTCGGCGACCACCACCGCGAGGGGCAGGCCCTGAACAACCTGGGTACGGCCTCGCAGCAGGTACGGCGGTTCGACGAGGCCATCGACGCACACCAGCAGGCCGCCGCCCGGTTCGCCGAGCTGGGCGACCACGACGGTGAGGGCCGGGCCCTGAACAACCTGGGTACGGCTCTGCAGCAGGTGCGCCGGTTCGAGGAAGCCATCGACGCACACCAGCAGGCCGCCGCCCGGTTCGCCGAGCTGGGCGACCACGACGGTGAGGGCCGGGCCCTGAACAACCTGGGTACGGCTCTGCAGCAGGTGCGCCGGTTCGAGGAAGCCATCGACGCACACCAACAGGCCGCCGCCCGGTTCATGGAACTCGGCGACCACGAGGGCGAGGGCCGGGCCCTGAACAACCTGGGCATGGCTCTGCAGCAGGTGCGCCGGTTCGACGAGGCCATCGACGCACACCAACAGGCCGCCGCCCGGTTCGCCGAGATGAGCGACGACGAGGGCAGGGTCCTGAACAACCTCGGCACCGCCCTCCAGTCCCGCGGGCTGTGGCGGGTACGCAAGGGCAAGAGCCAGAGCGAGGCCAAGGGCCAGAGCGACGGCAAGGGCCAGAGCGACGGCAAGGGCGATGCCAGTAGCGATGTCAAGATTCGCGGCGAACGTCTGGTACCGCTCATCGTGGACATCCCCTCGGGATCCTCGGCCGTATCGGCGTCAACGACCACCGCCGCCTCCTCTTCCCCGGAGCCGGCCGCGAAGATGGAGGTCATCCCGCTCACTCCCTTGGACGAGTCGTCATCGGCGCAGGCCGACCTCCAGATGGGCAACAAGCGCTGGGGACGCCGCCGCAAGGCGCAAGACCCGGTGCTCTCCGACGACCGGTAG